The Amycolatopsis sp. DG1A-15b genome contains the following window.
GACTCGCGGTTCCAGGGCGGCGGCGGCGTGAACGGCGCGGTCCCGGTGGACAACATCATCGGCAAGGCACGGATCATCGTCCTGCCGCCGAGCCGGTGGGGCGGGATCACCGACCACAACCCGCAGGAGTCGGCGCAGCCGGTGGCGCTGGGTGCGCCGGCCTGGCAGAGCGGGCTCCCGCTGGGTGCCGGGATCGCGGCGGCGTGGCCGGCGTTGTTCCTGGGGCGCAAGCTCAAGTCCGGACTGCGCCGGGCGGCCGGGCGGAAACCCTAGCCACCCGACCCTTGCCGGCAGACGGGTGATCCAGCCTTGACACTTCCCGTTCCCCTGACGGCGGCCGAGCCGATCCGGCCACCGCGAGCCGTGGTGCGCGGCGACCTCTTCTGGGGTTTGCAGGGCGCACTCGACCGCCGTGGCCTCGGCCCGGTCGCCGGCGTGGACGAAGCCGGCGCCGGGGCGTGCGCGGGGCCGCTGGTGGTCGCGGCCTGCGTGCTGAAGCAGGGCGACGCGGCGAGGCTCACCGAGCTGACGGACTCGAAGATGATGACGGCCAAGGCACGGGACCGGGTCTACGACCTGGTCCTCGCCCGGGCCGTCGACTACTCGGTGATCGTCATCCCGACCGAAGAGGTCGACCTCTACGGCATCCGGGTGATGAACCTCGAGGGCATGCGCCGCGCCGCGGCGGCCCTGCGCGTGCAGCCGGGTTACGTCCTCACCGACGGGTTCCGCGTGCCGGGTCTGACGGCCCCGAACACGGCGGTCATCAAGGGCGACCGTTCGGTGGCCTGCATCGCGGCCGCGTCCGTGCTGGCGAAGGTGACGCGAGACCGCATCATGGCGGGCTACCACGACGACTTCCCGCACTACGGGTTCGACGTGCACAAGGGGTACAGCACGTCCGACCACCTGGCGGCGCTCCGGGAGCACGGGCCCAGCGACGTCCACCGCTGGTCGTACAAGAACGTGGCCACGGTGGCCGTCAAGCACGGCCTGCGCCCGGCCAGGCCGGTCCTGCTGACATACGCGGCGCTGGAAAAGGCCATGGAAACGCCCGGCGCGGCCGGCCTGGCCGCGGTCCTCGACGAGGCATTAGAGCCACAACTCAGCCTGCCGCTGCATGCCCCGGCCGCGGGTGTGGGTCACAATGAACGCTCCGCCGGCGGAGCAGCAGCACGATCCCGAGGAGGGGCGCGGATTTCATGAGCGCAGAGGATCTCGAGAAGTACGAGACCGAGATGGAGCTCTCGCTGTACCGCGAGTACCGCGACATAGTGGGCCAGTTCTCGTACGTGGTGGAGACCGAGCGGCGGTTCTACCTGGCGAACGCGGTGGACGTCCAGGTGCGTGACGGCGGCGGCGAGGTGTACTTCGAGGTCCGCATGTCCGACGCGTGGGTCTGGGACATGTACCGCCCGGCCCGCTTCGTCAAGCACGTCCGCGTCATCACGTTCAAGGACGTCAACGTGGAGGAGCTGGACAAGCCGGACCTCCGCCTCCCCGAAGACGGCCCGTTCTCGGGTTGATCCCGCTTCCGAACGACCGCGCCGGCTCGCTGGACGAGCCGGCGCGGTTCTTTTCGCGGCCTCGTCGCTAACACACCCCACCGGCACTCCGGGCCGTTCGAGCCCGATCCGTGGACCAGTTGTCCCCAACACCCCGGTTGTCCACAGCTGCGCGATCCGGGGCTGGTGAACCCCGTCCGCACGCTGGCATCGTCGAACGCACACGCACCGTGATCGCCGGACCGCCCCGGTGACGGGAGCGAACCGACGAGGGGGCGAACACGATGACGGGCACCGACGAGCTCGCAAGACACCGCCGCGATCTGGGTGCCTGGGGCGAGGACATCGCCCTCGGCTACCTCCGGGACCGCGGCCTCGTCCTGCTGGCCCGCAACTGGCGCTGCCGCGAAGGCGAGCTGGACCTCGTCTTCACCGATCGCACCCGGATCATCGTCTGCGAGGTGAAAACCCGCTCCGGCACCGAATTCGGCCTCCCCACCGAAACGGTCACCGAGGAGAAGGCGGGCCGGGTCCGCCGAGCCGCCCAACGCTGGCTCCGCGAGTTCCGCCTCGGCTGGTGCCCCGTGCGCTACGACGTGGTCACGATCCTCGCGGAACCGGGCACCCGTCCGCGGCTGCAGCACATCGAGGCGGCGTTCTGATGCCCATCGCCAAAGCCTGGTCCGCGGGCCTCCTCGGCATCAACGGCCGGGTGATCGAGATCGAGGCCGACCTCGGTGGCGGGCTGAGCCGGATCACCCTCGTGGGCCTGCCCGACGCCGGGTTGCGCGAGGCGAAGGACCGCGTCCGGTCCGCCGTCCGCAATTCCGGGCAGCCCTGGCCCGACGGCAAGGTCACCCTCGGCCTGTCCCCGGCGAACCTGCCCAAGATGGGGTCCGCCTTCGACCTGGGCATCGCCGCGGCGGTGCTCGCGGCATCGGGGGCGGTCCCGGCCACCCGGCTGCTCGGCACGGTGTTGCTCGGCGAACTCGCCTTGGACGGCCGGATCCGCGCGGTCCGCGGCATCCTCCCGGGCCTGCTGGCGGCCCGGGCGGCCGGCTACGGACGAGCCGTCGTGCCGACGGACTCCCTCGTCGAGGCCGCGCTCGTGGACGGCATCGAAGTCGCGGGCGCGCCGCACTTGCGGGATTTCGTGGCATGGCTGAATCGCGAAGCCGAGCTGGCCCGCCCGGAGCCGCCGGGCCCGGTGACACCGCCGGACGTGCCGGACCTCGCGGACGTCGTCGGCCAGCCGGAGGCCCGCTGGGCCCTGGAGGTCGCCGCGGCGGGCGGTCACCACCTCCTCCTCACCGGCCCGCCCGGAGTGGGCAAGACGATGCTGGCGAAGCGGCTGCCCGGGCTCCTCCCGCAGCTGACGCCGGAGGAGTCGTTGGAGGTCACCGCGGTCCACTCGGTCGACGGTTCGCTGTCGAAGTCCTCGCCGCTGGTCACCGTCCCGCCGTTCGTCGCCCCGCACTATTCGATCTCCGTGCCGGCGCTGATCGGCGGAGGCAGCGGGATCGCCTCACCGGGCGCGATCAGCCGGGCACATCGAGGTGTGTTGTTCCTCGACGAGGTCTGCGAATTCGGCGGCCAGTGCCTCGAGTCGCTCCGCACGGTCCTCGAAGAGGGCGAGGTGCGCATTTCCCGGGTCAAGGGATCGATCACCTACCCCGCGCGGTTCCAGCTGGTCCTCGCGACCAACCCGTGCGCGTGCGCGCCGCCGAAGGATTCGGACTGCGTCTGCTCACCGAATGCCCGCCGCCGCTACCTCACCAAGCTTTCCGGGCCGCTGCTCGATCGCGTCGACCTGAGGGTCCGCTTGCGCCCGCTGAGCGCGATCAGCGCCCACGACACCGGCGCGGCGGAGCCATCGGAAGCGGTGCGCCAGCGCGTCTTCGCAGCACGCGAGCGCGCGGCACACCGCTGGAGCGAGCACGGCTGGCTGTCCAACTCGGAGGTGCCCGGCCCAGCACTCCGCCGCGAATTCGCCCTGCCCGCGGACGCAACAGCCTTGCTGGACAGAGCCATGAACCGAGGCGCCTTGAGCGGCCGAGGAGCCGACCGTTGCTTGCGAATAGCCTGGACGTTGGCCGACCTGGACGCCGAGCCCCGCCCAGGCCCCGAACAAGTCGGCGCGGCATTGGCTTTCCGAGAGCGAGTGGCGGCATGAGCCCCGCCAACCTGCGCCTGCCCGACCCCTCCCCCGCGCGGCCGGCCAAGCCACCGACGCCCACCATGGTCGTCTTCGTTTCCGAGCTCAGGCGGGTCGTTCTTCAGGGCCAGCCGGTCGAGCGACAGGCGCCTGCCATGGTCGCCTTCGTCCCCGCGCGCGGACAGGTCGCTTGTCAGGGGCAGGCGGTCGAGCCGCTGGCGTCGGCTCGCGTTGCGTTAGTGGTCGGTCGCGGATCGGTGCCGATGTCGGCTGTTCGGGAGTGGGTGGCGGCATGAGTCCCGACGAGTCGCGGGAGGCTCGTTCCTCCCTGCTGCGGGTGGCCGAGCCGCCGGCGCCCGCCGTGGTCGTCTTCGTTCCCGTGTGCGGTCGGGTCGCTTTTCGAGAGTGGGTGGCCGAGCCATCGGCGCCCTCCTTCGCCCCCGCGCGCGGACAGGTCGCTCGTCAGGGCCAAGCAGTTGCGCCGTTGGCGTCAGTTGATGTTGCGCTCGCCGGAGGGCCCGGTGTCGGCTGTTCGGGAGCGGGCGGCGGTATGAGTCACGAGTTGCGGCAGAGGCATCCCTCCCTGCTGCGGATCGCCGAGCCACCGGCGTCGGCCGGCGCTGCATTCACCGGCGATTGCGAGCCGGCCCCGATGGTGAGCGTCCGGAAGCAGGTGGCGGCATGAGTGCCGATGAGCTGCGGCGCGCTCGCGCGTACCTGCTGCGGGTGGCCGAGCCACCGGCGGCCGCCCTCGTCGCGTTCGTTGCCGAGCACGGGCCGGTAGCGGCAGCCGCGCGGGTCCGGCGTGGCGATTGCCCGGACGAAGTGTTCAAGGCGACCGAGGCGCGACGGGACTACGACCTCGTCAGCCAGGACTTCACCCGAGCCGCCGCGGCCGGCGCTCGGCTGGTCGTGCCCGAAGACGACGAGTGGCCGGCCTGGCCGCTGCTCGCCCTGGACCAAGCGGCCCGGCGAGGCGTTGCCGAAGCTGTGCCGCCCTTGGCCTTGTGGGTAGCCGGCGATGTTGCGCTCGGCACCGCGGCCGATCGGGCCGTGGCCATTGTCGGTGCTCGTGCTGCGACGGACTACGGCGAACACCACGCCGCCGAGTTCGCCTACGGGCTGGCCGGACGGAACGTGCCCGTCTTCTCGGGTGCCGCCTACGGCATCGACGGCGCGGCGCACCGGGGCACGCTCGCTGCCGACGGCGTCACCGTCGCGGTGTTGGGATGCGCTGTCGATGCCGGCTATCCGGCGGGGCACGTCGGGCTGCTGAACCGGATCGTCGGCTCCGGCGGTGCCGTCATCAGCGAATATCCGCCCGGCACCCCACCGGGGCGGCACCGCTTCCTCGTCCGCAACCGGCTCATCGCCGCTCTCACCGAGGGCACCCTGGTCGTCGAGGCGGGACGGCGTAGCGGGGCCCGCAACACCGCCAGTACCGCCGGCGCCCTCGGCAAGGTCGTGATGGCCCTGCCCGGACCGGTTACGTCGGGGATGTCCATCGGCTGTCACGAACTGATCCGCGACGCCAAAGCGACGCTGGTCTCGACCGTCGACGAAGTCCTCGAGACCGTCGGACGTTTCGGCATTGCGGAGAACACCGTTTCGGGCCGGCCGAAACGGCGCACCGACCGGCTGGGGCCCGACGCGCTGCGTGCCTTCGAGGCACTGGCCGTGCGCGCCGACCGGTCCGACGCCGAGATCGCGGCCGAATCCGGCCTCCCGTTGCGGCGGGTGCGGGCGTTGCTGCCCGAACTGGAAATCGACGGATTCGCCGTCCGCGGGGAAGCCGGCTGGCGACGACGGAAGGAAAGCGCGTGACCACGACGAAATCCGGGAGAAATCGTCGACGGCGTTCGGCCGGTCCGGTGGGGCCGCGTGGCGATCCTTGACCGAAGGCGGTTGTTCGCGCAGCGTGACATCATGCCGCCACCACGCTCCGGACAGGCCCGCCGTCCCGACCTGCGCGCGCTGCGGGCCGCGTTGCCCGAGCCCGTGCGGACCGTCGTCACCGCCTATGAACGGCACCTCGGGCTCGAACGCGGCCTGTCCGCGCACACCGTCCGGGCGTACGTCGGCGATGCGGTGTCGCTGCTGGGCTTCGTCGTGGACGGTGGCGGCGAGGTCGCGGAGCTGGACCTCGCCCGGCTGCGCGCGTGGCTCGCCGCCCAGCAGTCCGGCGGGGCGAGCCGGACGACGCTCGCCCGGCGGGCCGCCTCGGCGCGGACGTTCACCGCCTGGGCGCACCGCACCGGCGTCCTGGCCACGGACCCGGGCGGCCGGCTCGCGGCTCCGCGAGCGCACCGCACCCTGCCGGGGGTGCTGCGTGCCGGGCAGGCGGGGGAAGTCATGCAGGCGTCGGCCGCCGGCGCGGCGCAACGTGATCCCGTCGCCCTGCGTGATCGCGCGATCGTCGAGCTGCTCTACGCCACCGGCATCCGGGTGTCCGAGTTGTGCGGGCTGGACGTCGGCGGGGCCGACTTCTCCCGTCGTGTCGTGATGGTGCTGGGCAAGGGCGGCAAGGAACGCGTCGTCCCGTTCGGCGTCCCGGCGGCGGCGGCGCTCGCGGACTGGATCGACGAGGGGCGGCCGAAGATCATCGCCGAAAGCGGTGGTGAGAGCGCCGAGCCCGCCCTTTTCCTCGGTGTCCGGGGAAAACGCGTCGACCCGCGCGCGGTGCGGCGTGTCGTGCACGACGCCGTCACGGCGGTGCCCGGAACCCCCGACATGGGGCCCCACGGCCTGCGGCATTCCGCCGCGACGCATCTGCTCGAAGGGGGTGCCGATCT
Protein-coding sequences here:
- a CDS encoding ribonuclease HII, which encodes MVRGDLFWGLQGALDRRGLGPVAGVDEAGAGACAGPLVVAACVLKQGDAARLTELTDSKMMTAKARDRVYDLVLARAVDYSVIVIPTEEVDLYGIRVMNLEGMRRAAAALRVQPGYVLTDGFRVPGLTAPNTAVIKGDRSVACIAAASVLAKVTRDRIMAGYHDDFPHYGFDVHKGYSTSDHLAALREHGPSDVHRWSYKNVATVAVKHGLRPARPVLLTYAALEKAMETPGAAGLAAVLDEALEPQLSLPLHAPAAGVGHNERSAGGAAARSRGGARIS
- a CDS encoding DUF2469 domain-containing protein, which produces MSAEDLEKYETEMELSLYREYRDIVGQFSYVVETERRFYLANAVDVQVRDGGGEVYFEVRMSDAWVWDMYRPARFVKHVRVITFKDVNVEELDKPDLRLPEDGPFSG
- a CDS encoding YraN family protein; translation: MTGTDELARHRRDLGAWGEDIALGYLRDRGLVLLARNWRCREGELDLVFTDRTRIIVCEVKTRSGTEFGLPTETVTEEKAGRVRRAAQRWLREFRLGWCPVRYDVVTILAEPGTRPRLQHIEAAF
- a CDS encoding YifB family Mg chelatase-like AAA ATPase, encoding MPIAKAWSAGLLGINGRVIEIEADLGGGLSRITLVGLPDAGLREAKDRVRSAVRNSGQPWPDGKVTLGLSPANLPKMGSAFDLGIAAAVLAASGAVPATRLLGTVLLGELALDGRIRAVRGILPGLLAARAAGYGRAVVPTDSLVEAALVDGIEVAGAPHLRDFVAWLNREAELARPEPPGPVTPPDVPDLADVVGQPEARWALEVAAAGGHHLLLTGPPGVGKTMLAKRLPGLLPQLTPEESLEVTAVHSVDGSLSKSSPLVTVPPFVAPHYSISVPALIGGGSGIASPGAISRAHRGVLFLDEVCEFGGQCLESLRTVLEEGEVRISRVKGSITYPARFQLVLATNPCACAPPKDSDCVCSPNARRRYLTKLSGPLLDRVDLRVRLRPLSAISAHDTGAAEPSEAVRQRVFAARERAAHRWSEHGWLSNSEVPGPALRREFALPADATALLDRAMNRGALSGRGADRCLRIAWTLADLDAEPRPGPEQVGAALAFRERVAA
- the dprA gene encoding DNA-processing protein DprA, which gives rise to MSADELRRARAYLLRVAEPPAAALVAFVAEHGPVAAAARVRRGDCPDEVFKATEARRDYDLVSQDFTRAAAAGARLVVPEDDEWPAWPLLALDQAARRGVAEAVPPLALWVAGDVALGTAADRAVAIVGARAATDYGEHHAAEFAYGLAGRNVPVFSGAAYGIDGAAHRGTLAADGVTVAVLGCAVDAGYPAGHVGLLNRIVGSGGAVISEYPPGTPPGRHRFLVRNRLIAALTEGTLVVEAGRRSGARNTASTAGALGKVVMALPGPVTSGMSIGCHELIRDAKATLVSTVDEVLETVGRFGIAENTVSGRPKRRTDRLGPDALRAFEALAVRADRSDAEIAAESGLPLRRVRALLPELEIDGFAVRGEAGWRRRKESA
- a CDS encoding tyrosine recombinase XerC, which gives rise to MPPPRSGQARRPDLRALRAALPEPVRTVVTAYERHLGLERGLSAHTVRAYVGDAVSLLGFVVDGGGEVAELDLARLRAWLAAQQSGGASRTTLARRAASARTFTAWAHRTGVLATDPGGRLAAPRAHRTLPGVLRAGQAGEVMQASAAGAAQRDPVALRDRAIVELLYATGIRVSELCGLDVGGADFSRRVVMVLGKGGKERVVPFGVPAAAALADWIDEGRPKIIAESGGESAEPALFLGVRGKRVDPRAVRRVVHDAVTAVPGTPDMGPHGLRHSAATHLLEGGADLRSVQELLGHATLATTQLYTHVTVDRLKAIHDRAHPRA